GGTTAAATATTTGCGGAATATTAGGCCTGCCTATGAATAAAGTAGATACTAACCCAGCGGATATACCTAGTTGGGGTGATGTTACTTTTGAACTTCCGTATTGGACTCTTTCTACGGCTATTTCGTTAACCGGTATGAGTGGGCTTTTGTGCCAAAATTTTAATATAAATTTAGGTATTACCGATTTAGATCTTTCTCTAAAACCATGGGGACAATTTGATATTCATAAAGCTCCAAGTGGTTCTAATGCCCTCATTGAAATTGACATGCCACTTAAAGGATATTTAAATGAAGATGATTTTACTCTCAATCTTATTTTGCAAGCAAATGTAAATACTTCTTGTGATTCGGGTGTTAACGTAGAGATTCAAAATGCAGAAATTGAAAATTTAAGTGGAACAGTAAACCTTAATGGTTTTTCGCTTGATATAACTCAATTTGATTTTTTAATTGAGGCCGCTGTAAAAGCGTATTTTCAACAAAATTCTACATTTCCTGTTTCATCCAAGTTGATTGGTTTGGATAATATTGGCCCTTGGGCTGCTAAAGTGAGTGACATAGGAACCGGTGCTAACTCGGTTTACATTGGAATTGATTTTGTGGATGACGATTATTGTGATATTCATGAATCAAGTATGATTGGTTTAACTTCCAATTTTACTAATTTGTTTACATTTTTTCACTAAAGGGGGACATATGCTTCGTTTTTTACTTACCATTTTTTTAACACTTACATCCTTAGTGGCCAGTGCACAAACACCTACGGGCCTGGATATTATTCAAAAGCAAGATGCGGTGAATAAAGGCTTTGTAGATGAAAAAGGTACAGGCAAGATGATTATTAAAGGGCAGGGTGGTGACGAAGCTGTTCGCGAATTTGAGTATCAAAGTCTGGAAGAAACAGCGAGTGCCGGACGTAAGGCTCTTTTAAAAATCACGCAACCTGCCAATTTAAGTGGTACTGGCTTATTAACTTATGAAAACAAAGGGCGTGATGACGATCAGTGGATTTATTTGCCGGCTTTAAAAAAGAGTAACCGCATTGTGGGTGGAGCCAAAAAAGGCAGCTTTATTGGGTCCGATTTTACCTACGAAGACATGGCGCCCAGATCCATCAGCGATTTTACCTATACTTATGTGAAGGCCGAACCTTGTGGTGCTACCAACTGTTCGGTGATTGATTCGGTTCCGCTTCCGGGAACATCCATTTATTCTAAAGTAACACTGTGGGTACGTGATGATAATTTGCAAAATGCCCGCATGGATTTGTATGATGACAAAGGTACTTTGGTAAAACGTGCTACTTTTGATGATTATCGTCAGATTAACGCAAAATTTTGGAGACCTTATAAAATTATGATGGAAGATTTAAATAGAAAAACATTTTCCACATTAGTGGTAGAATCTCTTGCTTTGCAAAC
This sequence is a window from bacterium. Protein-coding genes within it:
- a CDS encoding outer membrane lipoprotein-sorting protein, which gives rise to MLRFLLTIFLTLTSLVASAQTPTGLDIIQKQDAVNKGFVDEKGTGKMIIKGQGGDEAVREFEYQSLEETASAGRKALLKITQPANLSGTGLLTYENKGRDDDQWIYLPALKKSNRIVGGAKKGSFIGSDFTYEDMAPRSISDFTYTYVKAEPCGATNCSVIDSVPLPGTSIYSKVTLWVRDDNLQNARMDLYDDKGTLVKRATFDDYRQINAKFWRPYKIMMEDLNRKTFSTLVVESLALQTGLKDADFMTSVLER